The nucleotide sequence aattgggtaaatattaCGAGCTAGAGTCAGCAAACTTGTAATGTTGCtcttagaatattatatatctactaagtatcttttattttatacctatcgccacctccccgctaccaccgcagagctataagtcaagttaataacccaacccAATAtaacaaagttatatgtaactgcgcaaTTAGATCGGGCAGCTAGCGATAACATCAAGAATttgtgtatacatgtacaagtTAACCACTGACCATTGGTATGTGCTGACCCAGCGTTCTGGGGAAGCCAATGACCAGAGTCATGTGGCGACGGATATGTCGCAACTATGTCACCGGCCGCGACGGTCATCCGACACCGCACACGAGGCGCTAACGCTGCACTTTTGCgagagcggcggcagcggttctacagcagcaacggcggctctggggcagcgacggcggctcTGCAGGTATTGCTTAGATTGATAaagattgtattttttagtctaagttaggaaacaataaaagcgcGACGTATCGTCCCTTACAGTCTCCCGTTAGTTAACTCATTTTTCATATGCATTTTTACATGCAACCGGCAAACCCAAAGTTGCAGACATTAATGCactaattggcgcccaacctAAAAAACccaatacaaaacaaaaaaaaaaaacgcgataAAACGGTTTCGAAACTCCAGTTGTGACAGCAGCGGTGGAATTCatcaaaatacacaaatacacaacaaTAGAATCATGTAAGTGATTTGTGAAGTGAGAATAGAAAATTTCGagagcaattttttttttttcgaatacgcacaaattaattttgttaaagtaAGAAAAGGAGTCTCTATTTCTGATTGAGGAAAAAATTTAtgagaattatttaaaaaaaaaaataaaaataaaaaaaaaagtaaaaatccCATTAGCTTAACCTTTTATGTGTTGTTCGGTTTCATACAGAGGTTTAAATTCGAATGAGCGACTGTGACTCCGACGTAGACGCGCATGAACACTACGATAGCGACGACAGTATTTTAGCGAGGTTAATAGGGGGATTTGGAACATTGCAGGTATCAGGTTGTGTGACCCCAACTGAACATAATACAGAAACAGACTCAGTTATGGACCCACAGCAGTTGCGTGCGATAATTGAGGCCGCAGTCCGGAGCGCACTCACAGCGCAGGCGCAAGAATTCGCGAATAGGGAAGCTACGCTAAAGCAAGAGcttcaacaacaaattgcgcaGGTATCGAATTAGCTAAGAAACACACAACCTTCAGTCCCGGTAGTAAAGGCTTACAGGGAAGTTGAAATCATAGACGGGGTGGAATGTAATGAGCCGCTCGACGTGGTAAAATGTCTTACCGAGTTCCATGGGACTCAAGACACTTACGTGTCCTGGAGGCAGGCCGCGCATGCCGCctataaaattttcaaaaaatacgACGGTAGTTCACGTCACTACCAAGCCACCGCAATCATTAGGAGTAAAGTGAGAGGCCCGGCAGACGCGGTTCTCGCCTCGTTTAACACGCCGTTAAACTTTGAGGCCATCATAGCGAGGATGGACTTCACTTATAGTGATAAGCGGCCTATCCATGTAATTGAACAGGATATGGGTACGCTTAGGCAGGGCGGCATGTCCATTCTACAGTACTACGATGAGGTTGAAAAGAAACTCACGTTACTCACAAATAAACCCCATATGTCATATGACAGCAATCTGGCAGCGGGAATGTGTGAAAAATTCAGGGGTGACGCACTTCGCGTATTTAATCTCTGGATTAAAACGCAGTCTAACCGATGTGTTGTTTTCGGCTCACCCCTCGGATCTACCGACGGCACTAGCGCTAGCCCAGGAGGTCGAGGCTAATCACGAGAGATATGCCTTCGCGACAAGTTTTGCTAGGGGGCAGGAAGAGCGATCTCGTCCAGAGCAGCGCACACAAGGgagccagcaacaacaacagcaagaaaaaaagcaaTTCTCTCAGGGTGGCCAGGGCAAGAATCCTCATTTCAAAAAGCAGAACGGCCAATCCACAGACAAAGCCCAGAATAGAGCTGGGGCCGATGCCCCAGTTCCCATGGAAGTCGACCCTTCTTCTTCCAGGTTTAGGCAACCCACAAACTTTTCGAATTACCAGGGCTCGGCTAAGTTTAACGCCAGCCAAGGTCAGGGAAATAAACGCTCCGCCGGATCGGAACGCGCGACAGTCCAAAGGAGGCAAAGGGTAGACCACGTCCAGGCGAGCGAGGCCGAGAGCGCAGGGTACACCGACGCGGCACAAGAGGCGTCAGACGAACAACAAGACGAACATAGCCCCGATTATGATAGCGATAGCGCTAATTTTTTAGGGGAAGGTCCCTGCTACCGTTCATTCGACGGAGAATAGCGGGGGTAGATTTGAGATTTTTAATCGACACGGGTGCGTCAAAAAATTACATCAGACCGCACAAACGCCTTAAAGGCGTCGTCCCGGTCGAGTCCCCTTTCGTTGTCCACTCCATTCATGGGTCCAACAACATCGCCGAAAAATGCAAGTTATCCATGCTTGGGTGCGACACATATTTTTTCCTACTAGATTCTTTATCCACTTTTGATGGAATCATAGGGCTGGACCTGCTAAAGCAGGTGGGAGCGGTTTTATGCCTAAAAAAAGGTATGTTAATATTTGGTGCGACTTCGGAAGCGTTGCAGTACCACAAATGTGTGAGCGTTAATCACACGAAAAATAAGGAAGTAGAGGCACCACCTGCGGTGAAGGCAGATTTCCTGCGAGTACTTCATCGAAACAACAAGGCTTTTGCGGACTCCAACGAGGCGCTGCCTTATAACACGGCTGTTGTGGCCACGATCCGTACGACCGACGAAAATGTGGTCTACTCAAACCTATACCCCTACCCTAGGGGTGTAGAGGATTTTGTCGTTTCAGAAGTCAACGAACTACTAAAAAACGGTATAATTAGAAAGACGAAATCGCCCTACAACAATCCACTGTGGGTGGTCGATAAGAAAAGCACAGACGAGGTAGGCAATAGAAATAAACGTCTCGTAATAGACTTTAGGAAGCTCAACCTCAAGACGGTTGCCGACAAATATCCAATGCCAAGTATCACAATGATACTGGCTAATCTGGGTAAAGCCAAGTACTTCACGACGCTCGACCTAAAGTCAGGTTATCACCAGATTACGCTGGCGGAGCAGGATCGTGAGAAGACGGCCTTTTCGATCAATGGCGGGAAGTACGAATTCTGTCGACTTCCCTTCGGCTTGAAGAATGCAGCATGCATTTTTCAGAGAACCATAGATGACGTCCTGCGGGAGCAGATTGGAAAATCTTGCTACGTTTATGTAGATGACGTCATCGTCTTTTCGGAAAACGAGTCGGACCATGTCAGACATGTCGACTGGGTATTAGGGAGCCTTTTAAATGCGAACATGCGCGTGGCGCACGAGAAGTCACAGTTTTTTAAAGAAAGCGTCGAGTACCTCGGCTTCATAGTGACTAAAAACGGTGCAAAGTCAGATCCAGAAAAGGTAAAGGCCATTCGGGAATATGCTGAGCCGACCACGGTGTTTGAAGTAAGATCCTTTTTGGGGCTGGCAAGCTATTACCTCTGCTTTATCAAAGATTTTGCAGCAATAGCGAAACCAATCTCCGACATCCTGAAAGGGGAAAACGGATCCATTAGCAAGTATAGGTCTAGAAAGGTCCCTATACAATTCAACGATGCTCAACGCAACGCGTTCCAGAAGCTTAGAAACATATTAGCGTCGGAAGACGTCATACTGATGTACCCGGACTATAAAAAACCATTTGACTTGACCACAGACGCTTCAGCCTATGGCATAGGTGCTGTCTTGTAGCAAAATGGTCGCCCCATTACTATGATATCCCGGTCCTTAAAAGATAGGGAACCAAACTTCGCTACCAACGAGCGGGAGTTGCTTGCCATCGTCTGGGCATTGGGTAAGTTACGGCACTTCCCTTACGGGGTTAGGGACATAAATATCTTCACTGATCACCAGCCTCTCACGTTCTCGGTATCCGAGAGCAATcccaatgcaaaaataaagctCTGGAAAGCGCGCATTGATGAAACAGGGACTAAGCTTTTCTATAAGCCTGGTAAAGAGAATCATGTAGCGGACGCGCTGTCGCGCCAGAACGTGAACGCCCTGCAGGGTAGCCGCGATGAACCAGAATCTGATGCGGCCACGATTCACAGTGAATTGTCCCTGTCTTACACAATCGATTCGACGGAGAAGCCCTTAAACTGCTTCCGAAACCAGGTTGTATTAGAGGAATCTAGCTTtcctttaaaaagaaatttcatACTTTTCGGCGAGAAAACCCGCCATTTGATAAACTTTACCGATACGGTCGCCCTCATCGAAACGATAAAGGCCATCATTAACCCAAACGTGGTTAATGCGTTTCACTGTACTCTCCCAATCTTGGCCAGTTTCCAGCACGAGTTGGTAAGAGCCTTTCCGACTACGAAGTTTTGGTATTGCAAAAACTTCGTGGCCGACATGTTCGATGTCAGTGATAGATGAGAAATCATCACTAGGGAACACAACCGAGCCCATAGGGCGGCTCAGGAGAATGTAAAACAGGTCATGACGGAGtactatttccctaaaatgACCAAATTAGCTAATGAAGTGGTGCTTAACTGTAGAATTTGCACGAAAGCAAAATACGACAGACACCCAAAGAAGCAGGAACTCGGCCAGACGCCACTTCCCTCACAGACTGAAGAAATGTTGCACATTGACATTTTCTCCACGGACAAAAAGTTCTTCCTTACTTGTGTTGACAAGTTCTCGAAGTTTGCGGTAGTCCAGCCTATCGCGTCTCGAACGATGGAAGACACGAGACCACCTCTGATGGTCTTAATGAATATTTTCCCTTCGGCTAACCAAGTGTATTCCGACAATGAGCTCGCATTCAAGTCAGAGACTATCAGGTCTCTGCTATTGAATAACTGCGGCGTAAGCGTGATAAATGCGCCTCCCCTTCACAGCACGTCCAACGGTCAGGTAGAGCGCTTTTACAGCACTCTTTTGTAGATAGCTAGGTGCTTAAAGCTCCAAAGGGGTATAGTTGACACAGTCGACCTTATCCTGCAAGCCACTATCGAGTATAACAATTCCATTCACTCAGTGGTTGAGAAGAAGCCTAAGGACATCCAGCTTGACTCGCTTCCGGAATCCACCCACGAGGTTAGAGGCAGGATAGAAAGGGCCCAAATCCAGCAGAACGCTAGGGTTAATAAAATGCGTCGGAACAGAGTCTTCGAGGTAGGAGAAAAGGTCCTGGTAAAGACGAACCGCAGACTAGGCAACAAGCTATCGCCTTTGTGCATTGAAAAAAAGGTTGAAGCGGACTTGGGGACAACGGTCCTCATTGGGGGcagggtggtccacaaggacaacctcCGTTGAATTGAAAGCACAGTTTTTTTCATTACCATTCCGATAACAGTAGTTTCAACATTTTAGGATTACGTTCACCATACTTTCAATCATGTCCATGACAACGGCTCGGGTGACGGACTACTCGCACGCGGACTACATACCGATTATGGACGGGGACATTCTACTTTGGGACAGTTACGGATACTTACGTCACACTACCAATCTCACGGACTATAGGACAATGACTGCGGAGACCATGAAGCTGACAGGAAAGTTTCCACAATCCCATATGAGGAAATTGCTGGAAATTGACACTGGACATGTACTGGACATGTTGTCCGCTCTCGATGTGCACCATCGCAAGGTAAGAAGCCTTGACTTCTTGGGAACAGCCCTTAAGGTTGTAGCGGGCACCCCGGACGCAAACGACTTCAGGAAAACAGAACTGACTCAAATGCAGCTGGTCACTGCAAGCAACAGacaaatttctataaattccAGGATGCAGGAAAAGATCAATCAACTGACCGACACCGTTAACAGAATTATTAAGTCCTCAAAAGAAAAGCAGGCCGACACTGGCCACCTTTTCGAAACCTTAAGCACACGCAATAGAATGATAATAACAGAAATAGGGAACCTTATGCTTACTTTAACCCTAGTAAAAATTAACGTAATAAACCCAACAATAATAGATTATTCTGATCTTATGAATATTCTCACTGACCAAATCACAGGGACCCCTATCACTGACATATTGAAAGTATCTAATATTAAGGTAGAGCGTAAGGATAATGTAATAAGTTTGATAATCGAATTCCCTATAATAAGTAAGCAATGCAGGAAGATAACAATTTTCCCAGTCGCCCACAACGGTTCTGTGCTCCAACTCCATGACAATCTTGTGGCCGATTGCGACGGACAGATGTTGGCCGTAGCCAATTGCTCACAAACTGCGACTGCCACATGCTGCAAGCGTTCCAAGAGCATCAGTTACGCACAAGGCCTCCATGCAGGGGGTACAGCCCATTGCCAAACGCAGCCGAGTCGTCTTGCCTCTGTCACAATAGTGGACGACGGCATCATCGTCATTAACGATCGTAGCGCAATACTCACCTACGACGATTGCACTGCGATGAAGATAGATGGGACAAACCTCGTCACCTTCTCGTCCTATGCCACCGTAAATGGCACGCGATACTTCAATCGCAAGAGCGTGCAAAATCAGTTCCCGGTGGTAGCGGCATCACCGTTGCTTAACATCAGCGGCCATGACTCGATACTCAGCCTTTCCTACATTCACCGCCTGAGTGAAAACAACCTTAACTACATGAAAAAGGTCAGAGACAGTATTGCAGTCGGAAATACATTGGCGATTTCCTTCGGCATAATGCTGTTGGCCTGTGCTGTGGGGGCTGGAGTCTACTGGCTCCATAGGCTGACAATCAAGCGTCGAAACTCCCGGAAGATCTCGAAGATATTGGAAAACTTAAATGCGACCGAGAACGGTCGATCCTCGAGAGGGAGAGTAGTTAACCACTGACCATTGGTATGTGCTGACCCAGCGTTCTGGGGAAGCCAATGACCAGAGTCATGTGGCGACGGATATGTCGCAACTATGTCACCGGCCGCGACGGTCATCCGACACCGCACACGAGGCGCTAACGCTGCACTTTTGCgagagcggcggcagcggttcTACAGCAGCAATGGCGGCTCTggggcagcgacggcggctcTGCAGGCATTGCTTAGATTGACAtagattgtattttttagtctaagttaggaaacaataaaagcgcGACGTATCGTCCCTTAAAGTCCCCCGTTAGTTaactcattttttatatgcatttttacATGCAACCGGCAAACCCAAAGTTGCAGACATTAATGCACTAATTTACACACAACACATTCAGGcgcatctgcttcgcattctatcgcAATCTAACAGTATTGAAATTACGAcggttttctgtgctgctattttattgttattattattattattattattattattattattatttttttaataatacttaattattgatACAGCTGTTAAGtaaagctgcatttggtgttggaataagggAGCTCCAAACTAGAGCCTCTTGctattattaattttcttcAACATTTATGCACCGTTTGTCAAATTTTAAGACAACATAGGGTTTCAGACGCTAGTGACTTAGAACAGATTCAAAGAACTGCGACCCCTTCAATTCAGTTAAATAATGgacagataaaaaaaaattacggATACAAgagcacataaataaattggcaGACAGTGcaagcctttttgcaactAATTTATGCTAACTTCTTGTGTGCAGCAAATTCAAAGATGTAAATTTGTGTTTCAGTTACccagggcacttattagaatttatatgGGTATAATTGTTGTTTGGCAGTCAACTCGAACTAGCTGTGACTAGATTGCGATCAAACATGACCGAAAGAGACAACGCCGACGGCTGCCGGCAGTAGCCAACCGCAGAATATGACAATCTGCGCGCTCTTTTAAGCTGCTGCCTCTCTCCTTCGTTGGCACTTTCCCTTCTGCATTCACGTCCGCTGCCCATCCCTCTGAAAGGCGATCGTTTTTTGCAGTTGAATTTCGTTCAggacctataagagctagagacttgaaatttaacgCAGCTCCtactagtgcctgcgcagtaCGAGATGTcgtaattttgttttttgagcgAATCTCGTAAGTTATAAGAGCGAGGGTATATATAAGTGCATATATCAAGTTTTttagttataaaaaaataaccaatTTGTAGTGCCCAATAAATTAAGACACAATTTTTAACAATCTTTTTGACAATATAGCAAATCGGATTCTATCAACTGCATTGCATTGTGATTGTATTATATTctgagctgtgtgtgtgtgtgatggtATTTTGATTCATTTTTTCTGAGTGAAAATTAGTGGTTGCTGTGACTTTCGAGTAGAGCTGATGGCGAGTAatgcaagtaatgcggtcggTGAGGGTTCGAGCCCTGATGGGGGAGcaatttttttacttttatatatatatagctgctaAAGCAAATAAGCTCGTAGCTGGGTTCGAgtgtttagggtatcccctagacGGCAACACCCGAATAGACTTTATCAAAGCAAAACTTAAATGTTTGTTACAGCGTCTTGTCTGCCGCTAGCTATAAATTATCGTATCCTGTCCTTACCGCTTAGGTACCCATTTATCTAGGAGCTGTTGAGCCTCTAGCAGGCTACGTCGATGTGAGCAGGAAGTATTTTCATGGGCTCGATGGATTTGGCGATTGCTTGAATGACGAAAAGTGGGCGCCTGTGTCTAGTTATGTGCAGCCACAGCATGCTGTTTTGGCCATACACAAGTTATGCCAGGACCGACCTCAACAAATCACCATTCTTGCGGTAGGACCGCTAACTAATTTGGCACTGGGCTTCACTATGTATGGTGAAAATTTTGGAAAGTCTATCAAAGATATTTACATCATGGGCGGCAACTATCAGGGAGTAGGAAATTCATCACGCTCTGCCGAGTTCAATTTTCACTCAGATCCGGAAGCAGCACATGCCGTGTTGTTAAAAACGCGGTGCCCAATCACTATACTCCCATGGGAAACATGTACCAAGGAGCACTTCAACATATCCATTGTGGGTTCCGATTTTTAATGGCTTTAACATGTGTACGTATTTACATATGTCTATTCTCTTTCAGAGCTGGCGTTTGGATAACTTTGGTAAATGCGCTTTAACAAACAAGCACGATGCAATCGACATTCTTACGCAGGTTGAAAATGCACAATGGTTGCCCCTACAGCAGTATGGGTACACTAATTGGAATCCATGCGATGCCTTGTTGGTAGCTGGATGGCTATTTGAGAATCAATTTATCAAGAAATCTAGCACTTGGCACGCCACTGTCGATCTTACAGGTACACATACTCGTGGTCAAATGGTGCTCGATCACTTAAAAGAGTGTGAAAAGTTTCCTGAGAATGTTCGCATCATTGAATTGGTCGATGACAATTTCTTTAAGCATATTGTGGAGTGGGTTGCTGGTTTGCGTAACGCATTAGACTGAAAAATAGGGATTTTTCcgtaaataaacaaacgtaaaaaaaaaaaaaaatttttaatccTGAATCGCCTTCTACCAAAAGCAAACGCAGCTTGCGCTAAGAGCTCTTTGTTTaacgaaaatataaataaataaattaaaaaaaaaatagcagtTCCTTTAATAGGACTCGAACTCGTACCATTCGCACATTAATAGCGACCGTCTCTTCTTGACTGCCataacaaaaatacatttttgataaGAAAGAAACTAATTTAACTAtcaccaaataaataaaatataatagaatatagaatagaatagaatatagaatagaatagaatatggAATAaggaatatagaatatagaatatagaatatagaatatagtatattgaatattgaatatagaatatagaatatagaatatagaatatagaatatagaatatagaatatagaatatagaatatagaatatagaatatagaatatagaatatagaactATAGACTATAGACTATAGACTATAGAATATAGACTATAGACTATAGAATATAGACTATAGAAATATAGCATATAGGAATATAGAATATacgaatatagaatatagactatagatagaatatagaatatcgaatatagaatatagaatatagaatatagaatatagaatatagaatatagaatatagaatatagaatatatatagaatatagaatatagaatatagaatatagaatatagaatatagaatatagaatatagaatatagaatatagaatatagaatatagaatat is from Drosophila virilis strain 15010-1051.87 unplaced genomic scaffold, Dvir_AGI_RSII-ME tig00001822, whole genome shotgun sequence and encodes:
- the LOC26531840 gene encoding retrovirus-related Env polyprotein from transposon gypsy isoform X1, giving the protein MITFTILSIMSMTTARVTDYSHADYIPIMDGDILLWDSYGYLRHTTNLTDYRTMTAETMKLTGKFPQSHMRKLLEIDTGHVLDMLSALDVHHRKVRSLDFLGTALKVVAGTPDANDFRKTELTQMQLVTASNRQISINSRMQEKINQLTDTVNRIIKSSKEKQADTGHLFETLSTRNRMIITEIGNLMLTLTLVKINVINPTIIDYSDLMNILTDQITGTPITDILKVSNIKVERKDNVISLIIEFPIISKQCRKITIFPVAHNGSVLQLHDNLVADCDGQMLAVANCSQTATATCCKRSKSISYAQGLHAGGTAHCQTQPSRLASVTIVDDGIIVINDRSAILTYDDCTAMKIDGTNLVTFSSYATVNGTRYFNRKSVQNQFPVVAASPLLNISGHDSILSLSYIHRLSENNLNYMKKVRDSIAVGNTLAISFGIMLLACAVGAGVYWLHRLTIKRRNSRKISKILENLNATENGRSSRGRVVNH
- the LOC26531840 gene encoding nucleoside hydrolase isoform X2: MFNVNQSKKFVILDCDGGSDDAWALLLLLRAEQCELLQLLAVTITGCGNTTCENAARNMRRMLIACSREDVPIYLGAVEPLAGYVDVSRKYFHGLDGFGDCLNDEKWAPVSSYVQPQHAVLAIHKLCQDRPQQITILAVGPLTNLALGFTMYGENFGKSIKDIYIMGGNYQGVGNSSRSAEFNFHSDPEAAHAVLLKTRCPITILPWETCTKEHFNISISWRLDNFGKCALTNKHDAIDILTQVENAQWLPLQQYGYTNWNPCDALLVAGWLFENQFIKKSSTWHATVDLTGTHTRGQMVLDHLKECEKFPENVRIIELVDDNFFKHIVEWVAGLRNALD
- the LOC26531840 gene encoding nucleoside hydrolase isoform X4; translated protein: MYGENFGKSIKDIYIMGGNYQGVGNSSRSAEFNFHSDPEAAHAVLLKTRCPITILPWETCTKEHFNISISWRLDNFGKCALTNKHDAIDILTQVENAQWLPLQQYGYTNWNPCDALLVAGWLFENQFIKKSSTWHATVDLTGTHTRGQMVLDHLKECEKFPENVRIIELVDDNFFKHIVEWVAGLRNALD
- the LOC26531840 gene encoding uncharacterized protein isoform X3, encoding MFNVNQSKKFVILDCDGGSDDAWALLLLLRAEQCELLQLLAVTITGCGNTTCENAARNMRRMLIACSREDSWRLDNFGKCALTNKHDAIDILTQVENAQWLPLQQYGYTNWNPCDALLVAGWLFENQFIKKSSTWHATVDLTGTHTRGQMVLDHLKECEKFPENVRIIELVDDNFFKHIVEWVAGLRNALD